gtgtgtttggggtaccagcccccattatttcccgtggttgaagggagaggtcggtgtgccctcggtccgggcccatcttcggaggtgccgtcgggtgtggcgcaccgcccgttctgccttgttggaggcccggacgagggccaagacccatgcagaccgccggcggtccccggcccctgcataccagcccgggcaggaggtgtggctatcgacgaaagacatcccgcttcaggtgcaatcaccgaaactgatggacatgttcatcggacccttccgaatcctcaaggtcctcagccctgcagcagtgaagctccaactcccagcttcactgcagatccacccggtattccacatctccaggatcaaaccacaccacacctcacccctctgtgctcccggtccggcgttgcctcctgcccggatcattgacggggagccggcctggacagtgcgccggctcctggacgtccgtcgatgggccgggggttccaatatctggtggactgggaggggtatggacccaaagaacgctcctgggtgaagaggagcttcatcctggatccggccctcctggccgatttctaccgtcgacacccgatAAACCTGGTCCTGGCGCCcgatggggggggggtcctgttgtgtgggccgccagaagaggaggtactgctggcccaccaccagagggcgccctgcctgaagtgcgggcttcaggcacgagagggcgctgccgccacggacacagccgggggtgacagctgtcactcattatctcttgacagctgtcacccattcatgcttcatcatctcactccataaaacccggacgtcatctccacctcattgccgagatatcgttgaaCCATTCAGGcactattctcagccttaaagtaaactgtgtgtcagtctgaactcttttttgcagccgctttcctgtggtgttccttatctgtgagaccggcgcttggtgtgatcagcgacggcttcgcttcacacctctaccagataagtgagtagacaggagctgcacgagtgtgtgttagaggtggaggtggaattcccaccgttgttgttactgggtgtgcacacacccatatcttattgtctctgctccctgccagcagtaccagatccgaccttcgaagacggtagccacctggggactcgggacttggcggctccagtattctccgggttcggtggcggaggaaatcgtgtggttccggttcatctcaggacagacgtcttctatcctcgagcctgcccacacgtcacccttgtgattgactgtctgtaaaatttcacattcctctgtgttgtgctcattcacaacagtaaagtgttcatattcgactctttcattgtccgttcatttgcgccccgttgtgggtccgtgtcactacactttcacaacattaagtcTTTGTTGTGAGTGGGATGATGCACTCACACTCACTTTTATACATAATCATTTCTTTTTCAGGACAGTTGACTGACAAACAGTTGTTGTGGCCAGGTGTTGATCTGGGGTTGATTCCAAGTGTTAAATTTGCATTTGATAGCTGTTCATTGGAACTTTCATCATTAGGTCCAAAGACATGTTGTTGCAAGTAGGTCTCCTTCATCAGAAAAGGTAAAAACATTACCTTTGGTGTCTTTGGTTCcataatggcaaccacccagacaggcaACCATCCATTCCCGCCATCAAAGGTAACcatctgctgcagacaggtgaaatgtggacgtgCCTTtggcctatgtgctggatcatgcacagaggaaAACGTGCCActcggccaaaatgtcatagttgtgttccctcaaaatgcaagCGATACTCGAGTATCCCTAGTCTTTAACTGTTGTTGGGTTGTTGTGGCTGGCACACCTCTACAGTGTTGCATGGAAGTTAGGAAGCGTAcatctggattggcaaactgagGTGCTGATCCCCATCATATTCAGGAGGATCAGTTGAGTTCCAGCCTGCCTGTGGAACGGTGGACCAACTCTTTACCATCGCACAGATTTTAGCTTGGGAGTATGTCCAACTAGtttatatgtgttttgtggacttggaaaagggtgCTGCAGTAGTATGAGgtaccagtgtcgcagactgaacagtcccccctaaaaatcggtccaccctgctttcactgcgcattcgttatttctgagcgtcagcagtgattcactgattatctcctcgtttctgctttaaactgcactccagtcatcgtctatctcagtgacagatatctgaagcttttctacaacaatcatgtccacataaattcagcattattccatcataaaagacggaggaaagtGATCAGAGCGCACAGCAGCTGCTGCGGCGCCTACATCAATTCATAGCGTCAGTAACGACTCgccaattatcgcctcattttctgctaaaacggcctcatttctgttgactttagaatgatttaagaggttttactttgtcatctgatgattaataatcccattaatccatttgattggtttgggtgtagagagtctgtctcagacgtgctgctgagctccaaaatgacgcatgcacagtgaaggaagggcggaccgatttttaggggggaccattcggtcagcgacaccggccTCTATATgtacaaagtaggagctgtgtccgcaTTCTCAGCACTGCATCAGACAAGTTTGTGGTGGGTGTTGGATTTCACCAGGACTGTGTCTtgacaccaatcctgtttgtgattttcacaGACAGGATTTCAAGTGCAGTCAGGGACGGGAGGGTCAGTTTGAGACTGGGCATGAAGCAACTGAGaaagaggatcagcacctccaaaactGAGACCATAGTGTTCTGTCAGAAAAGAATGGAATGTCCCCGATGGGTCAGGAGAGTTAttgcccaagtggaggagttaaaAAGACAGTCAAAGACAAAGACTGTCACTGTCCAAGTACTTATGTGTTTGACTGTAGTACACTGCTATAACAGCAGACCTTACCATCAGTGCTGCAGCACAAACCCACATCATATTATGTGTCaatgttgtatttgttttatggTGTCATTTCTGCACAGGCTTTGTGATGGACAGCCACCTCACCAGACACACATACGGTTTCATTCAGAGTCGGCTGGTGCCCTTCTATCTCCACTTGGGTGCAGCTTGTGCCTTCTTTAACCTCACCATCTACGCCATCTATCATCCCAGCGACTTGCTAGATGAGCGAGAAGCCTTTCAGGTCAGTCACCGTCACCGCAGTGTCACAGCCATTCTGAAATATGCGCGGTTACTCACTGCTCTCGCTGTGCCTCCCGCCAGATCTTCATCTTCTTTGTGTCTGTGACGGTGGCGGCCATTAACGCTCAGTGGTTTGGTCAAATGGCGTCAGAGATGATGGCTGACATGCACCTTATGGAGCAGGCGTGCGGCCTGGGCCAGGACATAGGCCTGTCATCCAACCGCAAAGCTTATGCAAAACTGTGCGAGACGGACGTGAAATACCGCCACCTGAGCAGCCGCCTGTggctgtacagactgctgtcatcCCTCTGTAACCTCTGCTGCATCTGCTGCAACTTCTACAGCCTTTGCAATATGGCTGAAAACCTCGTGGCACTCTAAGAGACTGTGCTGCAGAAGCTCTGAGGTTTTTGTACTAAAGCACTCAGTCATATATAACACAGTGTCACATTTCCCTCTGTCATGTGACGAGAAGCGTCAGATGACGCGTGCTGAGTTTTCTCTCCCCATCACTTTCGTTTGTTCTCACTAAAGCCAGAGAAatggtgtgtgtttttcttttttttttttgaatatagAGAATAACAGTTTGACaatacaatgtggaaaaaaaaattctacatttTAAGTATATAAAGGAAACACCTATATGGTGGTAGAGTGGCCGAAAAAGATAGAAAACAAATAATGTGCAAAATCAGCCACCATAAATTCCTAAACAGTAGTTTAAATAAAAACtgaaccaaataaaaaaaaaatcacacacggaACGAAGTCAACCCACCCCCCGCTCAGTCAGAGCAGCCACATGATTCCGTAAAaaagtggcagatgaaacttaaTCAGGCAACACCTGTAGttccataaaataaaatataaaaggtgGCCATTTATGAAAAAACTTCCCAGTGGATCTTCATTGTATATTTAATTTTCtcccatttaataaaaaaaaaaattattttaaccaCTCAGAGATAGAGAGACAAGTCGCTAATTTCCAATGTAACAAGATGGTCCATCTCGCTATCAATGATGCAAATTCTACAATATCACTTTGTATGGAGGTTAATGGAACTATCGTTGAATGGAACTATCAGGGATCCTGAATATAGTTACCAATAGGCATGTCTACAGAGTGATTCCAAGAACCTTTGACATAATGCCAAAAACTATGTAGGTTTGGACAAAGAAAGAACATGACTTAAATGGCAATGGTTTGTGTTTTTAATATCATGGACACTGTAGCTGCACTTGTTGAGGCAAACAAAAGAAAGTGAATTGCTGATGCGCTGCTTGGTTCCTGCTTTTCCTGTTTACAGGTTACTGAGTTCCAATAGCCATCACACCTCGATCCCGTGCCACTGGTTTGCCTGGCTTAGATTGTGTTTGCTTTAGAGTACTTGTGGACCTGTACTTCAGGTTTTGAAGTATATGTGTCAGTTATGTCTTCACGGTTACTGACGTGGGGGAAAAAACTtaaaatgttaatgctgttgtgtacaaaaaaaaaaaaaaaaatcttgctttCAGTTCAAACAAGGTGTGTCTTGACTAAGGATATGGCATACCAGTGAGCTTAACAGTTGCTGTTTAACACTTATAACCAGCATAACATACAGATTATGCTGGAGATATTAATACAGATCCAGACGGTGCTCTTCTTTACAGCTTCCACTTTAATGAGGAACTCGGATTTTTCAGCCCAGGCTCTATTTTTAGATATTACTGGGTTCAGCTTgtcacttgggacaaaaacagCCGTAGTCTTGTATTGAATTAGAATGCCAACACTATCACAGGCTAAACAGCTGTACGTTGTAAGCCTATGGGTTAAAGCTAAAAACCTCACAGTAAACCAATTTTTGTCACCATTGAACAGgcgaaaatgtcattagaaggaTCTGGTAGCATGGAGAAGGATCCCTGCTGAGGTAACATGCACATGTAAAAAGCTTTTTAGTACAACTGATTATCTAGGCAGTGACTTAcgttatggggctattccaccgAGCTATGTTCCTTCGTTCCTACGTTTGAAGCATCGTCATAACTTCTTTATCCATCTTTgtgaatcttgaacaaacttatcATCAAgaccagttttgaaattggggtcaaattttcaaactgttcaccaaatttcatcCGAGTCACAAAATCAACACTAGTGTGTGGTAACTTTCAGGTGTCCAtagtcttaaagtagacctgcactgaaataaatgtggtcagatctcagaaagaaatagctgatatgtatttataagacccttatgaatgcagtatgagggtaggctgaaaagttctaaggctcaccaagaaggagaaatgccatttcaataaaacttggcatgcattaagttcaactcttctgatgactaactgtgttattttcttccaggttgtgaggtagtttgtggttcatagccaagtttgaaagttcgtggtagagagaaacggcaaaaatggacaaaatctggcatcgcgggtgtgattaagtacctgcataagaagggttaaagcccaaggacattcatgcagatatggttgctacattaggggatgaagctccctccatatctacagtgcagaagtgggcagctgaatttaagaggagcagagagagccttgaagatgacccaaggtctgggcggcctgcagcagccacaacccagaaaaaacattgaccttgttcatgaaatggtgatggacgacagacgagcgacgattaatcagctagcagatgctgtgggaatatcccgtgagagaattgaacacattctgcatgaagaacttggaatgtcaaaggggTTAGCTTGGTGGATGCCAcgtcttctgatgcctgatcagaaacgcaccaggctagtcatgtcgagggcaaacttggcgcaatttgaagaggatccagccaattacatggaacattttcttacccaggatgagtgttgggttcaccactttgaaccagatacaaaaaaaaacaatcaatgcagtggaaacacccaaggtcaccacctccaaagaaggccaaggtcgtttcgtttGCGGGGATTGTCATGGtatcagttttctgggatgccaagggcattgtgttcgtggactatcttgaaaagggacaaaccataaatggacagtacttctaacctactgagacagttacgtgaggctatcaaaaagaagcgaccaggaaagctgatgaaaggggtgctgttccatcaagacagtgccccagctcacaagtcaacagtggccatggccactatccacgagtgtggattcgaactggtagatcacccaccatactcccatgatttggcaccctcggactttcatctgttcccaaacctggaaaaaaaacttgtctggaaacactgtcagagcaacgatgaggtgatggctgccattgaggactattttgactctcaagatgaaagcttctatgccaagggaatcgaagcactcaagcaccactggaagaagtgtgtggagttacagggagactatgtagaaaaaataaccctgaatttgttcaatcgacaactgcatcatagtcagccttagaacttttcagcctaccctcgtaaagtaaatctgcaagcccaaatttgtaattcagcgagaaatctttgtttaaaaatgacaaatttgcagctaaaatttggccctcagtgaaaactgtttgtacatccgggtcattgcagtgacgttcggcagaagacggagcgctcccgctacagtccgatcccgcattgaaattgattttatctgttagtaatgttactgttatacacatcctggtttcagcatccaaaagtaagctgcaatgaatgtgagatacagctctgcatgctcagatcagcggcgacatcgacagcgggcgcccgTTCtttcccgacgcctcgctctctgcctccgctgcggtTACCGGGTCGTGCTAGGTAACcaccgaagcgggccactcacatcacccccctgtctgctttgcagccgggaccacctctctgtgtactgaatggaggtgcagccaacttggcacaagtccagagactacgctcactgttttgatgcggagcggccggtaacacctgtagctgcaaggacagactttccgccaGCACCGCACGTCTTGGTAATCGGAAGCCGCAGAGATccattgcgggtcccgcctccgtacccgcaacggtaccggaggcgaaagacagtagattttcaatgcgacaccacttaatcaaacgggcgtatgaaaagtcccccaaaatcattttcaagcacaaataaaagaaatgtgtactcaccaaatgtgccgcaagacaatatgaag
The nucleotide sequence above comes from Thalassophryne amazonica chromosome 10, fThaAma1.1, whole genome shotgun sequence. Encoded proteins:
- the si:ch211-121a2.4 gene encoding transmembrane protein 205, with translation MSADQEPTFTVKMLQLLLLSTYWGMQIWVTFISSFVMDSHLTRHTYGFIQSRLVPFYLHLGAACAFFNLTIYAIYHPSDLLDEREAFQIFIFFVSVTVAAINAQWFGQMASEMMADMHLMEQACGLGQDIGLSSNRKAYAKLCETDVKYRHLSSRLWLYRLLSSLCNLCCICCNFYSLCNMAENLVAL